The Sulfurimonas hydrogeniphila genome includes a window with the following:
- a CDS encoding FecR family protein, with translation MKIFKIVLLILTCTVGVHGSIGSFALLKGDVHILRDNRSVKAFESLPIERKDIISTAKNSLAKIVFKDDTVITLGEKTIFKTEEYFFDTAQESKADFKVSRGFFRVITGKIGKIAQERFHLKTRNATIGIRGTVFEGTTGENGDFIQCIEHAIVVCASGSCQDVQAGEYTFVPVGEAPQEPKTAKEQKKSVSVATQEVKVSKSVNTAVSANTESAIQQTGNFNQNSVATAVTNEVETQIDTAKSLALEYEQTALQAKENALQAAQAATEAANSANEAFNRIVEAKENVTAYEISAYEAAQAAADAAAQAAADAARESAAATAAATAQAQSESAQNTANDIHQLTQDVTTIETLASEELNTARNQADIATQKANETLLEATQTSFNAQSAQTENSLSQINILKDAAKEHSDLAVSLSEDAQTASDKAVAANLNVQIYKEQAVQIESDAAAKLTQVQNAQSTAEDAATQAKEEADAAAAAANPGPDTGPGSGTGDQEISY, from the coding sequence ATGAAGATTTTTAAAATAGTTTTGTTAATTTTGACATGTACGGTTGGGGTACATGGGAGTATAGGTTCTTTTGCTCTGCTCAAAGGAGATGTCCATATTTTGCGAGACAACAGATCTGTCAAAGCCTTTGAATCTCTTCCAATAGAGCGTAAAGATATAATAAGCACGGCTAAAAATTCTTTGGCAAAAATTGTTTTTAAAGATGACACAGTTATTACTCTTGGTGAAAAAACAATTTTTAAAACAGAGGAATATTTTTTTGATACTGCGCAGGAATCAAAAGCAGACTTTAAAGTCAGCAGAGGATTTTTCAGGGTTATAACGGGAAAAATAGGAAAAATAGCACAGGAACGTTTTCATCTCAAAACAAGAAATGCCACAATCGGTATCAGAGGAACAGTTTTTGAAGGAACAACAGGGGAAAACGGAGATTTCATACAGTGTATTGAGCATGCAATTGTTGTGTGTGCTTCAGGAAGCTGCCAGGATGTACAGGCAGGAGAGTATACTTTTGTTCCTGTCGGAGAAGCACCGCAGGAACCAAAAACAGCAAAAGAACAAAAAAAAAGTGTGTCTGTTGCAACACAAGAGGTAAAAGTAAGCAAAAGTGTCAATACAGCTGTAAGTGCAAATACAGAGAGTGCAATACAGCAAACCGGTAATTTTAACCAAAATTCTGTTGCAACTGCAGTGACGAATGAAGTTGAAACACAAATAGATACAGCAAAAAGTCTGGCACTGGAATATGAACAGACTGCCCTTCAGGCAAAAGAAAATGCATTGCAGGCGGCACAGGCAGCAACAGAAGCTGCAAACAGTGCCAACGAGGCCTTTAACAGAATTGTAGAGGCAAAAGAGAATGTTACAGCTTATGAAATCAGTGCGTATGAGGCTGCACAGGCAGCAGCGGATGCAGCTGCACAGGCGGCAGCGGATGCGGCAAGAGAATCAGCGGCTGCAACAGCGGCTGCAACAGCACAAGCACAGTCAGAGAGCGCACAGAATACAGCAAATGATATACATCAGCTGACACAGGATGTGACAACTATAGAAACTTTGGCATCTGAAGAATTAAATACTGCCAGAAATCAGGCAGACATAGCAACACAAAAAGCAAATGAGACTCTCTTGGAAGCGACACAGACAAGTTTTAACGCTCAAAGTGCACAAACAGAAAACAGTCTCAGTCAAATTAATATTTTAAAAGATGCAGCAAAAGAACACTCAGATCTGGCTGTATCGCTCTCTGAAGATGCTCAGACAGCGAGTGATAAAGCCGTTGCTGCAAATCTTAATGTGCAAATATATAAGGAGCAGGCAGTGCAGATAGAAAGTGATGCCGCTGCAAAACTTACTCAGGTGCAGAATGCACAAAGTACAGCCGAGGATGCGGCGACGCAGGCAAAAGAGGAAGCAGATGCTGCCGCTGCTGCTGCCAATCCTGGTCCCGACACTGGACCAGGGAGCGGTACCGGCGATCAGGAAATTTCGTATTAG
- a CDS encoding SapC family protein — MARKTRVFVENLSQHVLLKSINDMVLFKDSDDYTVFMNIVKELSADNLLHIHAYSLLSQCFEFLATPAAPDTLPKFMQSLGRRYVGYYNKKYQRSGTLWEGRYKASLVEDKSFLFDVMIYIEQLAGKNHSFSSIGKNLYSRADSIVSYHPMYKELGYTDEKRVEAYAKLFNEQKDEKKISFIKHSLEKQSITATPEFIKELESLVGMTLASKSRGRPKKQTKEKRKTMYKNLVVLDKEKHKDLKIAAMENLNFAKQSAFIPVLASEVATVGSNFPVVFSADENPSLIALVSLGGDSLAINEEGKWITQYVPSFLRKYPFALASTKENPEQKVILIDEESPLVSKSKGKQLFKKSGEQSELLTHAIEFLTNHENQAVITANVAKVISQSGILEEREISVGEGDEKKVLVNGFKVVDREKLNALSDDILADWVRKGIITLIDAHLESLKHIETLFKLTMQKQNIA, encoded by the coding sequence TTGGCACGGAAAACCAGAGTTTTTGTAGAGAATTTATCACAGCATGTACTTTTAAAGAGTATCAATGATATGGTGCTTTTTAAGGACAGTGATGATTATACGGTATTTATGAACATAGTAAAAGAGCTCTCAGCAGATAATTTACTGCATATTCATGCCTACAGCTTGCTTAGTCAGTGTTTTGAATTTTTGGCTACTCCGGCAGCACCTGATACTTTGCCAAAGTTTATGCAGAGTTTGGGACGAAGATATGTCGGTTACTATAATAAAAAATACCAGCGCAGTGGCACACTGTGGGAAGGAAGATATAAAGCTTCTCTTGTAGAGGACAAATCTTTTTTATTTGATGTCATGATATACATTGAACAATTGGCTGGGAAAAATCATTCTTTTAGCAGTATAGGTAAAAACCTTTACAGTAGAGCAGACAGTATTGTAAGTTATCATCCAATGTATAAAGAATTGGGCTATACAGATGAAAAAAGGGTTGAAGCGTATGCAAAACTTTTTAATGAACAAAAAGATGAAAAAAAGATTTCTTTTATCAAACATTCTCTGGAAAAACAAAGTATAACAGCAACTCCTGAATTTATAAAAGAATTAGAATCACTTGTCGGAATGACACTGGCTTCAAAAAGTCGAGGTCGTCCAAAAAAACAAACCAAAGAAAAAAGGAAAACCATGTATAAAAATTTAGTAGTCTTAGACAAAGAAAAACACAAAGACCTTAAAATAGCGGCAATGGAAAATTTAAACTTTGCAAAACAGAGTGCTTTTATTCCTGTTTTAGCCAGTGAAGTGGCAACAGTAGGCTCGAATTTTCCTGTAGTTTTCAGTGCGGATGAAAATCCTTCACTTATTGCGCTTGTATCACTTGGCGGTGACTCTTTGGCAATTAATGAAGAAGGAAAATGGATTACACAGTATGTTCCGTCGTTTTTGAGAAAATATCCGTTTGCTTTGGCAAGTACGAAAGAAAATCCGGAGCAAAAGGTCATTCTCATAGATGAAGAATCACCGCTTGTTTCAAAATCAAAAGGCAAACAGCTTTTTAAAAAAAGCGGTGAGCAGTCAGAACTGTTGACACATGCCATAGAATTTTTGACAAATCATGAAAACCAGGCAGTGATTACAGCCAATGTTGCCAAAGTGATTAGTCAAAGCGGTATTCTTGAAGAGAGAGAAATTTCTGTAGGTGAAGGTGATGAGAAAAAAGTTCTTGTGAACGGATTTAAAGTGGTCGACCGAGAAAAACTCAATGCACTGAGTGATGACATATTGGCAGACTGGGTAAGAAAAGGTATTATTACTTTGATAGATGCACATTTGGAATCACTCAAACACATAGAAACGCTTTTTAAACTTACAATGCAAAAACAAAATATAGCCTAA
- a CDS encoding type I secretion system permease/ATPase — MNKKQSKNSEAALSLAEILKKSKNAFVHAGLFSMFINLLMLLPSIYMLLVYDKVMVSRSMDTLILLTVLVTGLFFVLGALQMIRSRILVRVGNKIDLDMNTKLFDTIFETARLKPGQVSSLPMSDLTKLRQYLTGQGIFALFDVPWFPFYLFVMYLFSPFLAGFTIFAALVIVIITIINERSTKKDLEEANKLSNKANFYINKNIQNAEIIHAMGMQEDIKKRWYRQHIKFLHTQSRASDNAGKWSNLSKTLRQLFQSLTYGIGAYLAINGDISAGTIIAGAVLLGRALAPLDLLIGSWKGFADAKIAYKRLDALLKDYQEEKETTELPAPKGHITTENIIVIPPMAKLPVLKGINIDIPQGITVGIIGASGSGKTTFAKAILGVWPIQSGVARIDGADIHQWDSQKLGKYIGYLPQDIELFEGTIAENIARLGEVDDKKVVAAAQMAGVHEMILKLPNGYDTPIGNGGVGLSGGQKQRIALARAVYNNPVLVVLDEPNSNLDAEGEMALNNTILHLKSIGSTVLVISHKMDILKVTDRVALFGGGTLQMYGPTNDVLAKLNEQAAAKAQQAKQQAQTKTQAAGKQTAMPKVSLSKPQK; from the coding sequence ATGAATAAAAAACAATCAAAAAACAGTGAAGCAGCATTATCGTTGGCTGAAATACTTAAAAAGTCTAAAAATGCTTTTGTGCATGCGGGTCTTTTCAGCATGTTTATAAACCTGTTGATGCTTTTGCCGTCAATATATATGTTGCTGGTATATGATAAAGTTATGGTGAGCCGAAGCATGGATACGCTGATTTTGCTGACTGTTTTAGTGACAGGATTGTTTTTTGTTCTTGGCGCACTGCAAATGATTCGTTCACGAATACTTGTTCGGGTGGGGAATAAAATAGATCTGGATATGAATACAAAACTTTTTGACACTATTTTTGAAACAGCACGGTTAAAACCCGGACAGGTTTCTTCTTTGCCGATGAGTGATCTGACAAAATTGAGACAGTATTTGACGGGACAGGGGATTTTTGCCCTTTTTGATGTGCCATGGTTTCCTTTTTATCTTTTTGTAATGTATCTGTTTAGTCCTTTTCTTGCAGGATTTACAATTTTTGCTGCCTTGGTTATTGTTATAATTACCATCATAAATGAAAGAAGTACAAAAAAAGATCTTGAAGAGGCAAACAAACTCTCAAACAAGGCAAATTTCTATATCAACAAAAATATACAAAATGCAGAAATTATTCATGCCATGGGGATGCAGGAAGATATTAAAAAAAGATGGTACAGACAGCATATAAAATTTTTGCATACACAGTCGCGAGCAAGTGACAATGCGGGAAAATGGTCCAACCTGAGTAAAACACTGCGACAGTTGTTTCAGTCATTAACCTACGGTATCGGTGCTTATCTGGCTATTAACGGAGATATTTCTGCCGGTACAATTATTGCGGGGGCTGTGTTGCTTGGGCGTGCTTTGGCACCGCTTGATTTGCTTATAGGTTCATGGAAAGGTTTTGCGGATGCAAAAATTGCCTATAAAAGACTTGATGCCCTGCTCAAAGATTACCAGGAAGAAAAAGAAACTACTGAACTGCCTGCACCTAAAGGGCATATTACAACAGAAAATATTATTGTTATTCCTCCGATGGCAAAACTTCCGGTGCTCAAGGGAATTAACATTGATATACCGCAGGGCATTACCGTAGGTATCATAGGGGCAAGCGGCAGTGGAAAAACGACATTTGCAAAAGCCATCTTGGGTGTCTGGCCTATCCAAAGCGGTGTAGCAAGAATTGACGGAGCTGATATTCATCAGTGGGACAGTCAGAAACTTGGAAAATATATAGGCTATTTACCACAGGATATAGAACTTTTTGAGGGAACAATTGCAGAAAATATAGCCAGACTTGGCGAAGTAGATGATAAAAAAGTTGTTGCAGCCGCGCAAATGGCCGGTGTTCATGAAATGATACTGAAACTTCCAAATGGCTATGATACTCCAATAGGCAATGGCGGCGTTGGACTTTCAGGCGGACAAAAACAAAGAATAGCACTGGCACGTGCTGTATACAACAACCCGGTACTTGTAGTACTGGATGAGCCAAACTCAAATCTTGATGCCGAAGGAGAGATGGCGTTGAATAACACCATTTTACACCTAAAAAGTATAGGCTCAACAGTCCTGGTTATCTCCCATAAGATGGATATTTTAAAGGTAACTGACAGAGTAGCACTTTTCGGCGGAGGTACACTGCAGATGTATGGTCCGACAAATGATGTTTTGGCAAAACTTAATGAACAGGCAGCAGCAAAAGCACAACAGGCAAAACAGCAGGCACAGACAAAAACACAAGCAGCAGGCAAACAGACAGCTATGCCAAAAGTTTCGTTAAGCAAACCGCAAAAGTAA
- a CDS encoding DUF4214 domain-containing protein, with protein MTTQELVDGLIYGDKWDKTTVSFSFKSSRLSYELAADYEGSVTVSAALKNAAFKIFDYITALINLDFIYDASGVGDIVISDKNMSDSTTLGYAYTPYSDVKSPSGDIYISAAFNDEDFSYGGLGYSALMHEIGHALGLSHPFGDGFYPGVDIHDTDMSYNPYNGINTFTSYQAADIKALQTIYGVKEDTGDTLYDLNALLYSQKIYGNFQTTGNIATIYDFGGNDTISLESLSASGNEYIDINPGAQSIIINGQVKHYLALTEDTYIENIVGSQSSDTIVLNSLNNNVDAGNGYDTVYEEGITWVPRVDYFNNTIVVAGTDTGFDVLTNVEALYIDSVAVNLTAYQRSTVFYTQSSEAAIGRLYLAVLDRVADSAGLNYWVNNLNNGQSINDIANSFVLSAEFSSLYGVSQTNAEFINSLYENVLFRSADTDGLLYWEEAMNKGFTQADVVVGFSNSQEFIDLTGIYFQDNTMVVI; from the coding sequence ATGACTACACAAGAATTGGTTGATGGTTTAATATATGGTGATAAATGGGACAAAACAACGGTTTCTTTCTCCTTTAAGAGTTCAAGACTCAGTTATGAACTTGCTGCAGATTATGAAGGCAGTGTCACAGTATCAGCAGCACTCAAAAATGCTGCTTTTAAAATATTTGATTATATTACTGCTCTTATAAATCTAGATTTTATATATGATGCAAGCGGAGTAGGAGATATAGTCATATCTGACAAAAATATGTCAGATTCGACAACTCTCGGATATGCCTACACTCCTTATTCTGATGTGAAAAGCCCTTCTGGAGATATTTATATTTCTGCAGCTTTTAATGATGAGGATTTTAGCTATGGAGGGCTTGGTTATTCTGCATTGATGCATGAAATAGGGCATGCTCTTGGACTAAGCCATCCTTTTGGAGACGGTTTTTACCCAGGTGTAGATATACATGATACCGATATGTCCTATAATCCTTATAACGGCATCAATACTTTTACTTCCTATCAGGCAGCGGATATTAAGGCATTACAGACTATATATGGTGTGAAAGAGGATACAGGCGATACCTTGTATGATTTAAATGCGTTGCTTTACAGCCAGAAGATATATGGTAACTTTCAGACAACAGGGAATATCGCAACTATTTATGATTTTGGAGGGAATGATACAATTTCACTTGAATCTCTCAGTGCATCAGGGAATGAATATATTGATATAAATCCGGGTGCACAAAGTATCATTATAAATGGTCAAGTGAAACACTATCTGGCATTAACTGAAGATACTTATATAGAAAATATTGTCGGAAGTCAATCTTCTGATACAATTGTTCTCAATTCTCTCAATAATAACGTAGATGCAGGGAATGGGTATGATACTGTGTATGAAGAAGGTATTACCTGGGTGCCGAGAGTGGATTATTTTAACAATACTATTGTAGTAGCGGGAACAGATACCGGTTTTGATGTGCTTACAAACGTAGAAGCACTTTATATTGACAGCGTTGCAGTAAACCTTACTGCCTACCAAAGAAGTACTGTTTTTTATACTCAAAGCAGTGAAGCGGCTATAGGAAGACTTTACCTTGCTGTTTTGGACAGGGTTGCAGACAGCGCCGGTTTAAACTACTGGGTAAATAACCTTAACAACGGACAGAGTATTAACGATATTGCAAACTCTTTTGTACTTTCTGCTGAGTTTAGCTCTTTGTACGGTGTTTCACAGACAAATGCAGAATTTATAAATTCTCTGTATGAAAATGTTTTGTTTCGAAGCGCAGATACCGACGGTTTACTCTATTGGGAAGAAGCAATGAACAAGGGATTTACACAGGCTGATGTGGTTGTAGGGTTTTCAAATTCGCAGGAGTTTATTGATTTGACAGGTATTTATTTTCAGGATAATACTATGGTCGTGATATAA
- a CDS encoding HlyD family type I secretion periplasmic adaptor subunit, giving the protein MQKNQEHELPPHDTTKVIKYGLFILLLMVVLLVWAAFNPLETSVVAPGKVSAGVYKKTVQNQYGGTIKKIYINNGDKVQKGDLLIKLDDVEIKSKLAIAKAKYQETIALVARLEAQKEAREKIDFPKELQNQNARSTQLKIFNVTHKSNNKEREITKNRITELENQMSSLSSMVASKKQNLEAVAEEIKEQKELFKERLVSNEQIRKLQKTYNSLQGEILSNSFDMAKLKEQIVEAKNQQLLREKKFQQEILEKYAKAKSDEADLRSQIIAYEDKLRKTNINAPISGTVVGLNIHTVGGVIKPGEEILSIVPQNEHLIVEAQIQTKDIDKVHRGLEATLKFPAFNVAQLDIVKGKVIYVSADSFTEKRNGTSYYIVKIEVTDAGKKELESKSIVLLPGMPAEAMINIGQRTFLSYIVKPFRDMLGRSFNEE; this is encoded by the coding sequence ATGCAAAAAAATCAAGAACATGAGTTACCACCACACGATACAACAAAAGTAATCAAGTATGGCCTGTTTATACTGCTGTTAATGGTTGTGTTGCTGGTATGGGCAGCGTTTAATCCGCTTGAAACATCTGTGGTTGCTCCGGGAAAAGTTTCTGCGGGAGTTTATAAAAAAACTGTTCAAAATCAGTATGGCGGTACAATAAAAAAGATTTATATAAATAATGGTGACAAGGTACAAAAAGGTGATCTTCTTATCAAACTGGATGATGTGGAAATAAAGTCAAAACTTGCTATCGCAAAAGCGAAATATCAAGAAACCATTGCGCTTGTAGCTCGACTCGAAGCACAGAAAGAGGCAAGAGAAAAGATAGATTTTCCAAAAGAGCTGCAAAATCAAAATGCACGAAGTACTCAACTGAAAATATTTAATGTAACGCATAAAAGCAACAACAAAGAGAGAGAAATTACCAAAAACAGAATAACTGAACTTGAAAATCAGATGAGCAGTCTCTCTTCAATGGTAGCAAGTAAAAAACAAAACCTGGAAGCTGTTGCCGAAGAAATAAAAGAACAAAAAGAACTTTTTAAAGAACGGCTTGTAAGCAATGAACAAATACGAAAACTGCAAAAAACATACAACAGTTTACAGGGTGAAATTCTCAGTAACTCTTTTGATATGGCAAAACTGAAAGAACAGATAGTCGAAGCAAAAAATCAGCAGTTGTTAAGAGAAAAAAAGTTTCAGCAGGAAATATTGGAAAAATATGCAAAAGCCAAATCGGATGAAGCAGATTTGCGGTCTCAAATCATTGCTTATGAGGATAAGCTGCGCAAAACAAATATCAATGCACCCATCAGTGGAACAGTGGTTGGTCTGAATATACATACAGTAGGCGGTGTTATAAAACCGGGAGAAGAAATTTTAAGTATTGTGCCTCAAAATGAACACCTGATTGTAGAAGCACAGATTCAGACAAAAGATATCGACAAAGTACATAGAGGGCTTGAAGCAACATTGAAGTTTCCGGCATTTAATGTCGCACAGCTTGACATAGTAAAAGGGAAAGTTATTTATGTTTCGGCAGACAGTTTTACGGAAAAAAGAAATGGCACATCCTACTATATTGTGAAAATAGAAGTTACAGATGCGGGGAAAAAAGAGTTGGAAAGTAAATCAATAGTACTTTTACCGGGGATGCCTGCTGAAGCAATGATAAATATAGGACAAAGAACTTTTTTAAGTTATATTGTCAAGCCTTTTAGAGATATGCTCGGGAGAAGTTTCAATGAAGAATAA
- a CDS encoding TolC family protein, giving the protein MKNKIYAGILLFIVAGSLNAEVLTFSRAYNLALENSHAVKSSSYMYQSEIQKLKEEKSALYPHLNLSASYKKARYYATDVSKQTVANYALSLKQSIYNAGTYARINLQKQREKYADIDVKQKKIALTQDTMQAYLDAMRSDAKIKLLESQIAYTRSMQTKIQKQFVMRLSDKVDLLEMQVEYNSAKIELDKEKKTYKTYVQKLQEYTGKKSIEIPQIKLHKDMQPLLYDMQRAASGQVESVDVKQSNIVLKMKEYEIKQAKAGYYPKIDLDVVYSKSDMNSLTIQDPFVKTEYAVVSLSMPLYDGGYNSAAVEVAKLIKQAAYEDLQNTKKEVNMKYENARSLFYSSMDSVSLYAEALKSAQQYIDAVKIKYDRGLSSIIEYNKAKQKLYNIRYKYINNLYDMLQSYIKILADTNNMKNIEILDRFLKD; this is encoded by the coding sequence ATGAAGAATAAAATATATGCAGGTATATTGCTTTTTATTGTTGCAGGTTCCCTAAATGCAGAAGTGCTGACCTTTTCGAGGGCCTACAATCTGGCTTTGGAAAATTCACATGCAGTCAAGTCATCAAGTTACATGTATCAGTCAGAAATACAAAAGCTAAAAGAGGAAAAATCTGCTCTTTATCCGCATTTGAATCTTTCTGCATCATATAAAAAGGCGAGATACTATGCTACGGATGTCAGCAAACAGACGGTAGCAAACTATGCACTCTCTTTAAAGCAAAGTATATATAATGCAGGAACTTATGCGAGAATCAATCTTCAAAAGCAGCGTGAAAAATATGCTGATATAGATGTAAAACAGAAAAAAATAGCATTGACACAGGATACAATGCAAGCATATCTTGATGCCATGCGTTCTGATGCAAAAATAAAACTTTTAGAGTCCCAGATAGCATACACCCGTTCTATGCAGACAAAAATACAAAAACAGTTTGTGATGAGACTTTCAGACAAAGTAGATTTGTTAGAGATGCAGGTAGAATATAATTCGGCAAAAATAGAGCTGGATAAAGAAAAAAAAACATATAAAACGTATGTGCAAAAACTGCAAGAATACACAGGGAAAAAGAGTATTGAAATACCACAAATAAAGTTACACAAAGATATGCAGCCCCTTTTGTACGATATGCAAAGAGCTGCGAGCGGTCAGGTAGAATCTGTGGATGTAAAACAATCAAATATAGTGCTTAAAATGAAAGAGTATGAAATTAAACAGGCAAAAGCAGGGTATTATCCCAAAATAGACCTGGATGTAGTCTATTCTAAATCTGATATGAATTCTCTGACAATTCAAGATCCTTTTGTGAAAACAGAGTATGCAGTAGTGAGTTTAAGTATGCCATTGTATGACGGTGGATACAATTCCGCTGCTGTTGAAGTGGCAAAACTGATAAAGCAGGCAGCTTATGAAGACTTGCAAAATACAAAAAAAGAGGTCAATATGAAGTATGAAAATGCGCGTTCTCTTTTTTACTCTTCTATGGACTCTGTGAGTCTGTATGCCGAAGCACTGAAGTCTGCACAGCAGTACATTGATGCGGTAAAGATAAAATATGACAGAGGTTTGAGCAGTATTATTGAGTATAACAAAGCAAAACAAAAACTCTATAATATAC
- a CDS encoding tetratricopeptide repeat protein: MRFIYILLFATVQLFASVFSDAVTLYKEENFVQAYEKFYILHVKEPENEKVILYLAKSLYNLGELQDAKKLFLILKKAEFKKEAQYYLKQIDRTKRLHKYFVLLSAGTTYDSNIRNNTYEPVTSYNSIILSNDTNAVSDIFIDKLVYFSHTYTMPDYPFTTWEDSVLLFHRNGLKYSDQNMLYTSLASGPAVHKNGYTLSPQILLNDLNYAARHYMYTYGLGVKLSKVFFQRLRTKMDIAFKKDKFVHDEDKTKNDNIALYKLFAMYNLTTQTAVKCTVAYQKIRKEFGNRTDISRDEYIFETGYSRTFIKKYAFAVDAKYEKRHFIDHDVSLGEREDRRKTYGTTVSRSFYKVYNLSLKYNYIKNESTISAFAYKKNTLSLMLSRYF; the protein is encoded by the coding sequence ATGCGATTTATATATATTTTATTATTTGCAACTGTTCAGCTTTTTGCTTCTGTGTTTTCAGATGCAGTGACCCTGTATAAAGAAGAGAATTTTGTGCAGGCATATGAAAAATTTTATATATTACATGTAAAGGAACCTGAAAATGAAAAAGTAATACTCTATCTGGCAAAATCTTTATACAATCTGGGAGAACTTCAAGACGCCAAAAAACTTTTTTTGATTTTAAAAAAAGCCGAATTTAAAAAAGAGGCACAATATTATCTTAAACAAATTGATCGAACAAAACGACTGCATAAATATTTTGTCCTTTTGTCTGCAGGGACAACATATGACAGCAACATCAGAAACAATACCTATGAACCTGTTACAAGTTATAACTCGATTATTTTAAGCAATGACACAAATGCTGTAAGTGATATCTTTATAGACAAACTTGTTTATTTCTCCCATACTTATACAATGCCGGACTACCCGTTTACAACATGGGAAGACAGTGTTTTGCTTTTTCACAGGAATGGTTTAAAATACTCTGATCAAAATATGTTGTATACTTCTCTTGCGAGTGGACCTGCTGTACATAAAAACGGATATACTCTTAGCCCGCAGATACTTCTAAATGATTTAAATTATGCCGCACGGCATTATATGTACACATATGGTCTGGGCGTGAAACTTTCAAAAGTGTTTTTTCAACGTTTGCGGACGAAAATGGATATTGCCTTTAAAAAAGATAAATTTGTTCATGATGAAGATAAAACAAAAAATGACAATATAGCTTTGTATAAACTCTTTGCAATGTATAATCTCACAACACAGACTGCTGTAAAATGTACTGTGGCATACCAAAAAATAAGAAAAGAATTCGGAAACAGAACAGATATCAGTCGAGATGAATATATATTTGAAACAGGCTACAGCAGAACATTTATAAAAAAATATGCTTTTGCTGTAGATGCAAAATATGAAAAGAGACATTTTATCGATCATGATGTCAGTTTGGGAGAAAGAGAAGACAGAAGAAAAACGTATGGGACAACAGTCTCAAGAAGTTTTTACAAAGTATATAATCTTTCTTTGAAATACAATTATATAAAAAACGAGTCAACAATCAGTGCTTTTGCCTATAAAAAGAATACACTGAGCCTCATGTTGTCCCGGTATTTTTAA